Proteins encoded by one window of Hylaeus volcanicus isolate JK05 chromosome 7, UHH_iyHylVolc1.0_haploid, whole genome shotgun sequence:
- the LOC128880427 gene encoding uncharacterized protein LOC128880427 isoform X1: MNLMFRKNFGGEKGFGGGGGGVGGGGGLEGRTALGGTSGTLGYGGPRFGVVRGANQAAVGARGPIRRSREFGYFPSMADHDHQGYGYRTHLFLSPPSGGALGSPPDEPTERLGPPPRRNSGPHVIKWGGGGGSATAQGSAAAGQARRKAQNPLQKDPSEPPTPTASRQVSFSGNRASGAYTPLVVSGNSPPRGEPISLATLDRDCFIIPLASVERFLPAGVPLYSDSFQHAPIADKKRPGSPLSILEVEDPKQCVLAHFMTSLEPLDPLVETPVSRPLVLQRDTAAELVAEIAPSASQSILLTNMEKNADFPFITYYLINKQNTDPVDFYNEVQCAALRKFDPRDLRYAASHTLDLFNEVATIARPPLEPPGVRPPIPSTGYIVSIFKVFEGDDGLKFEQNWLYWTGARMMYRYLPKSVGLRRITLHKSMSQGDKMYLLICECSQLQDNLSAAAILLPALRARLCGYTGLYRPSVCF, translated from the exons ATGAATCTTATGTTCCGCAAGAACTTCGGCGGCGAGAAGGGCTTCGGTGGTGGTGGAGGAGGAGTAGGAGGCGGCGGGGGATTGGAGGGCCGCACGGCCCTCGGTGGCACGTCGGGCACCTTGGGCTACGGGGGCCCGCGTTTCGGCGTGGTGCGTGGCGCCAATCAGGCGGCCGTGGGCGCACGCGGACCAATCAGACGCAGCAGGGAGTTTGGCTATTTCCCGTCGATGGCGGATCACGACCACCAGGGATACGGATATAGGACTCACCTGTTCCTTTCGCCACCGTCAGGCGGCGCCCTTGGGTCCCCGCCGGACGAACCGACCGAACGACTGGGCCCACCGCCTAGGAGGAACTCGGGCCCGCATGTGATCAAGTGGGGCGGTGGTGGGGGTAGCGCCACCGCGCAGGGATCGGCGGCTGCCGGCCAGGCGAGGAGGAAGGCTCAGAACCCGCTGCAGAAGGACCCTTCCGAACCACCTACACCGACTGCCTCCAGACAG GTTTCCTTTAGCGGCAACCGAGCATCCGGCGCGTACACGCCGCTGGTGGTTTCCGGGAACAGCCCGCCACGCGGTGAACCAATCTCCTTGGCCACGTTGGACAGGGACTGTTTCATCATCCCCCTCGCGTCTGTTGAACGCTTTCTGCCAGCGGGAGTTCCG CTTTATTCCGACTCGTTCCAGCACGCCCCAATCGCAGACAAAAAACGACCAGGGAGTCCTCTGTCGATCCTGGAAGTCGAGGACCCTAAACAATGTGTTCTGGCTCATTTCATGACGTCCCTGGAGCCGTTGGATCCATTAGTCGAGACTCCAGTTTCCCGTCCGTTGGTTCTCCAACGGGACACTGCGGCCGAATTGGTCGCCGAAATAGCGCCCTCCGCCTCCCAGAGTATTCTGCTCACGAACATGGAGAAAAATG CGGATTTTCCATTTATCACGTACTACCTAATCAACAAGCAGAACACGGATCCCGTAGACTTTTATAACGAAGTCCAGTGCGCCGCTCTGAGGAAGTTCGATCCTCGAGATCTGCGATACGCAGCCAGCCACACGTTGGACCTGTTCAACGAGGTGGCGACCATTGCGAGGCCGCCGTTGGAACCACCTGGTGTCAGACCACCGATTCCGTCCACCGGCTACATCGTCTCCATTTTTAAGGTGTTCGAAGGCGACGACGGCCTCAAGTTCGAACAGAACTGGCTCTACTGGACAG GTGCCCGTATGATGTACCGATACTTACCGAAGTCGGTTGGCCTAAGACGTATTACGCTGCACAAATCAATGTCACAGGGCGACAAGATGTACCTACTGATCTGCGAGTGCTCGCAGCTGCAAGACAATCTCTCCGCGGCGGCCATATTGTTGCCAGCGTTGCGCGCCCGACTGTGCGGTTACACGGGACTCTACAGACCTTCCGTGTGTTTCTGA
- the LOC128880427 gene encoding uncharacterized protein LOC128880427 isoform X4: MADHDHQGYGYRTHLFLSPPSGGALGSPPDEPTERLGPPPRRNSGPHVIKWGGGGGSATAQGSAAAGQARRKAQNPLQKDPSEPPTPTASRQVSFSGNRASGAYTPLVVSGNSPPRGEPISLATLDRDCFIIPLASVERFLPAGVPLYSDSFQHAPIADKKRPGSPLSILEVEDPKQCVLAHFMTSLEPLDPLVETPVSRPLVLQRDTAAELVAEIAPSASQSILLTNMEKNADFPFITYYLINKQNTDPVDFYNEVQCAALRKFDPRDLRYAASHTLDLFNEVATIARPPLEPPGVRPPIPSTGYIVSIFKVFEGDDGLKFEQNWLYWTGARMMYRYLPKSVGLRRITLHKSMSQGDKMYLLICECSQLQDNLSAAAILLPALRARLCGYTGLYRPSVCF, translated from the exons ATGGCGGATCACGACCACCAGGGATACGGATATAGGACTCACCTGTTCCTTTCGCCACCGTCAGGCGGCGCCCTTGGGTCCCCGCCGGACGAACCGACCGAACGACTGGGCCCACCGCCTAGGAGGAACTCGGGCCCGCATGTGATCAAGTGGGGCGGTGGTGGGGGTAGCGCCACCGCGCAGGGATCGGCGGCTGCCGGCCAGGCGAGGAGGAAGGCTCAGAACCCGCTGCAGAAGGACCCTTCCGAACCACCTACACCGACTGCCTCCAGACAG GTTTCCTTTAGCGGCAACCGAGCATCCGGCGCGTACACGCCGCTGGTGGTTTCCGGGAACAGCCCGCCACGCGGTGAACCAATCTCCTTGGCCACGTTGGACAGGGACTGTTTCATCATCCCCCTCGCGTCTGTTGAACGCTTTCTGCCAGCGGGAGTTCCG CTTTATTCCGACTCGTTCCAGCACGCCCCAATCGCAGACAAAAAACGACCAGGGAGTCCTCTGTCGATCCTGGAAGTCGAGGACCCTAAACAATGTGTTCTGGCTCATTTCATGACGTCCCTGGAGCCGTTGGATCCATTAGTCGAGACTCCAGTTTCCCGTCCGTTGGTTCTCCAACGGGACACTGCGGCCGAATTGGTCGCCGAAATAGCGCCCTCCGCCTCCCAGAGTATTCTGCTCACGAACATGGAGAAAAATG CGGATTTTCCATTTATCACGTACTACCTAATCAACAAGCAGAACACGGATCCCGTAGACTTTTATAACGAAGTCCAGTGCGCCGCTCTGAGGAAGTTCGATCCTCGAGATCTGCGATACGCAGCCAGCCACACGTTGGACCTGTTCAACGAGGTGGCGACCATTGCGAGGCCGCCGTTGGAACCACCTGGTGTCAGACCACCGATTCCGTCCACCGGCTACATCGTCTCCATTTTTAAGGTGTTCGAAGGCGACGACGGCCTCAAGTTCGAACAGAACTGGCTCTACTGGACAG GTGCCCGTATGATGTACCGATACTTACCGAAGTCGGTTGGCCTAAGACGTATTACGCTGCACAAATCAATGTCACAGGGCGACAAGATGTACCTACTGATCTGCGAGTGCTCGCAGCTGCAAGACAATCTCTCCGCGGCGGCCATATTGTTGCCAGCGTTGCGCGCCCGACTGTGCGGTTACACGGGACTCTACAGACCTTCCGTGTGTTTCTGA
- the LOC128880024 gene encoding proteasome subunit alpha type-5-like isoform X11, with protein MFLTRSEYDHGVNTFSPEGRLFQVEYALEAIKLGSTAIGIATQEGVVLAVEKRITSSLMEPTTVEKIVEIDKHIGCAASGLIADSRTMIDRARSECQNHWFVYNERMTVESTAQAVSNLAIQFGDSDNDGSAMSRPFGVAMLFAGIDAKGPQLFHMDPSGNFVQFDAKAIGSGSEGAQQNLQEVYHKSMTLKEAIKSALTILKQVMEEKLNDTNIEVMTMTPEKLFHMFSKAELQEVIKDIA; from the exons aTGTTTCTAACACGTTCGGAGTACGATCATGGTGTTAACACTTTCTCTCCAGAGGGGAGGTTATTTCAAGTTGAGTATGCTTTAGAAGCTATCAAACTTGGTTCCACTGCCATAGGAATTGCAACACAGGAAGGTGTAGTGTTAGCTGTAGAGAAACGTATTACATCCTCTCTAATGGAACCTACAACAGTAGAAAAGATTGTAGAAATTGATAAGCATATTGGATGTGCTGCATCTGGCTTAATAGCTGATTCCAGAACAATGATTGATCGTGCTAGATCCGAATGCCAAAATCATTGGTTTGTTTACAACGAGAGAATGACCGTAGAGTCAACAGCTCAAGCTGTTTCTAATTTAGCTATACAATTTGGAGATAGCGATAATGATGGTAGTGCTATGTCTCGACCATTTGGTGTAGCCATGTTGTTTGCTGGTATTGATGCGAAAGGGCCTCAATTGTTCCACATGGACCCTTCGGGTAACTTTGTTCAGTTTGATGCAAAAGCCATTGGTTCAGGAAGTGAAGGTGCACAACAGAACCTTCAAGAAGTGTATCATAAG TCTATGACACTTAAAGAAGCAATTAAATCTGCCTTAACTATACTCAAGCAAGTTATGGAAGAGAAATTGAATGACACTAATATAGAAGTAATGACAATGACACCAGAAAAACTCTTTCATATGTTTTCAAAAGCTGAATTACAAGAGGTGATTAAAGATATTGCTTAA
- the LOC128880427 gene encoding uncharacterized protein LOC128880427 isoform X2, giving the protein MNLMFRKNFGGEKGFGGGGGGVGGGGGLEGRTALGGTSGTLGYGGPRFGVVRGANQAAVGARGPIRRSREFGYFPSMADHDHQGYGYRTHLFLSPPSGGALGSPPDEPTERLGPPPRRNSGPHVIKWGGGGGSATAQGSAAAGQARRKAQNPLQKDPSEPPTPTASRQVSFSGNRASGAYTPLVVSGNSPPRGEPISLATLDRDCFIIPLASVERFLPAGVPHAPIADKKRPGSPLSILEVEDPKQCVLAHFMTSLEPLDPLVETPVSRPLVLQRDTAAELVAEIAPSASQSILLTNMEKNADFPFITYYLINKQNTDPVDFYNEVQCAALRKFDPRDLRYAASHTLDLFNEVATIARPPLEPPGVRPPIPSTGYIVSIFKVFEGDDGLKFEQNWLYWTGARMMYRYLPKSVGLRRITLHKSMSQGDKMYLLICECSQLQDNLSAAAILLPALRARLCGYTGLYRPSVCF; this is encoded by the exons ATGAATCTTATGTTCCGCAAGAACTTCGGCGGCGAGAAGGGCTTCGGTGGTGGTGGAGGAGGAGTAGGAGGCGGCGGGGGATTGGAGGGCCGCACGGCCCTCGGTGGCACGTCGGGCACCTTGGGCTACGGGGGCCCGCGTTTCGGCGTGGTGCGTGGCGCCAATCAGGCGGCCGTGGGCGCACGCGGACCAATCAGACGCAGCAGGGAGTTTGGCTATTTCCCGTCGATGGCGGATCACGACCACCAGGGATACGGATATAGGACTCACCTGTTCCTTTCGCCACCGTCAGGCGGCGCCCTTGGGTCCCCGCCGGACGAACCGACCGAACGACTGGGCCCACCGCCTAGGAGGAACTCGGGCCCGCATGTGATCAAGTGGGGCGGTGGTGGGGGTAGCGCCACCGCGCAGGGATCGGCGGCTGCCGGCCAGGCGAGGAGGAAGGCTCAGAACCCGCTGCAGAAGGACCCTTCCGAACCACCTACACCGACTGCCTCCAGACAG GTTTCCTTTAGCGGCAACCGAGCATCCGGCGCGTACACGCCGCTGGTGGTTTCCGGGAACAGCCCGCCACGCGGTGAACCAATCTCCTTGGCCACGTTGGACAGGGACTGTTTCATCATCCCCCTCGCGTCTGTTGAACGCTTTCTGCCAGCGGGAGTTCCG CACGCCCCAATCGCAGACAAAAAACGACCAGGGAGTCCTCTGTCGATCCTGGAAGTCGAGGACCCTAAACAATGTGTTCTGGCTCATTTCATGACGTCCCTGGAGCCGTTGGATCCATTAGTCGAGACTCCAGTTTCCCGTCCGTTGGTTCTCCAACGGGACACTGCGGCCGAATTGGTCGCCGAAATAGCGCCCTCCGCCTCCCAGAGTATTCTGCTCACGAACATGGAGAAAAATG CGGATTTTCCATTTATCACGTACTACCTAATCAACAAGCAGAACACGGATCCCGTAGACTTTTATAACGAAGTCCAGTGCGCCGCTCTGAGGAAGTTCGATCCTCGAGATCTGCGATACGCAGCCAGCCACACGTTGGACCTGTTCAACGAGGTGGCGACCATTGCGAGGCCGCCGTTGGAACCACCTGGTGTCAGACCACCGATTCCGTCCACCGGCTACATCGTCTCCATTTTTAAGGTGTTCGAAGGCGACGACGGCCTCAAGTTCGAACAGAACTGGCTCTACTGGACAG GTGCCCGTATGATGTACCGATACTTACCGAAGTCGGTTGGCCTAAGACGTATTACGCTGCACAAATCAATGTCACAGGGCGACAAGATGTACCTACTGATCTGCGAGTGCTCGCAGCTGCAAGACAATCTCTCCGCGGCGGCCATATTGTTGCCAGCGTTGCGCGCCCGACTGTGCGGTTACACGGGACTCTACAGACCTTCCGTGTGTTTCTGA
- the LOC128880427 gene encoding uncharacterized protein LOC128880427 isoform X3: MTSGQRNKSVVHPEQRYAYMPCPLYDTGGALGSPPDEPTERLGPPPRRNSGPHVIKWGGGGGSATAQGSAAAGQARRKAQNPLQKDPSEPPTPTASRQVSFSGNRASGAYTPLVVSGNSPPRGEPISLATLDRDCFIIPLASVERFLPAGVPLYSDSFQHAPIADKKRPGSPLSILEVEDPKQCVLAHFMTSLEPLDPLVETPVSRPLVLQRDTAAELVAEIAPSASQSILLTNMEKNADFPFITYYLINKQNTDPVDFYNEVQCAALRKFDPRDLRYAASHTLDLFNEVATIARPPLEPPGVRPPIPSTGYIVSIFKVFEGDDGLKFEQNWLYWTGARMMYRYLPKSVGLRRITLHKSMSQGDKMYLLICECSQLQDNLSAAAILLPALRARLCGYTGLYRPSVCF, encoded by the exons GCGGCGCCCTTGGGTCCCCGCCGGACGAACCGACCGAACGACTGGGCCCACCGCCTAGGAGGAACTCGGGCCCGCATGTGATCAAGTGGGGCGGTGGTGGGGGTAGCGCCACCGCGCAGGGATCGGCGGCTGCCGGCCAGGCGAGGAGGAAGGCTCAGAACCCGCTGCAGAAGGACCCTTCCGAACCACCTACACCGACTGCCTCCAGACAG GTTTCCTTTAGCGGCAACCGAGCATCCGGCGCGTACACGCCGCTGGTGGTTTCCGGGAACAGCCCGCCACGCGGTGAACCAATCTCCTTGGCCACGTTGGACAGGGACTGTTTCATCATCCCCCTCGCGTCTGTTGAACGCTTTCTGCCAGCGGGAGTTCCG CTTTATTCCGACTCGTTCCAGCACGCCCCAATCGCAGACAAAAAACGACCAGGGAGTCCTCTGTCGATCCTGGAAGTCGAGGACCCTAAACAATGTGTTCTGGCTCATTTCATGACGTCCCTGGAGCCGTTGGATCCATTAGTCGAGACTCCAGTTTCCCGTCCGTTGGTTCTCCAACGGGACACTGCGGCCGAATTGGTCGCCGAAATAGCGCCCTCCGCCTCCCAGAGTATTCTGCTCACGAACATGGAGAAAAATG CGGATTTTCCATTTATCACGTACTACCTAATCAACAAGCAGAACACGGATCCCGTAGACTTTTATAACGAAGTCCAGTGCGCCGCTCTGAGGAAGTTCGATCCTCGAGATCTGCGATACGCAGCCAGCCACACGTTGGACCTGTTCAACGAGGTGGCGACCATTGCGAGGCCGCCGTTGGAACCACCTGGTGTCAGACCACCGATTCCGTCCACCGGCTACATCGTCTCCATTTTTAAGGTGTTCGAAGGCGACGACGGCCTCAAGTTCGAACAGAACTGGCTCTACTGGACAG GTGCCCGTATGATGTACCGATACTTACCGAAGTCGGTTGGCCTAAGACGTATTACGCTGCACAAATCAATGTCACAGGGCGACAAGATGTACCTACTGATCTGCGAGTGCTCGCAGCTGCAAGACAATCTCTCCGCGGCGGCCATATTGTTGCCAGCGTTGCGCGCCCGACTGTGCGGTTACACGGGACTCTACAGACCTTCCGTGTGTTTCTGA
- the LOC128880026 gene encoding ataxin-10 encodes MNTNNIDLIPKLEAALSQQNWEEVSSLLNPKLFRTLQSEELIAFSVLAKVAQILVTDDSTVPKNIKIACLKCLGNSCFNGYKHKEYIQSNIECGIFCHKLYSRLATSNESFEEKEICQSYASNSHFPYEGVIEWTSNFIISYKADEDLLDEQLEILRLSVQFLCNLFTFACKDTSFPDQYNVPKCLYDTNLKTVIMNLTHSEHVPLIRASCVFIHNALKEFEGKTFTELEKIHLCSKLLKPIKNGFESAKESLMFLLCQSNVLRNAYNDMDIEDKLYLLEIIHSEISDTVYNSKKEHLFAIDTVEFLAESFCRKSDLILKTADTCSDKMEPTEIVIILDILGTLTSGSLKEYNFLKNYRSLLINCIYLLKSIQMLGKESNNCFTPMQRLSDVAPAAQGISEDNELGGNSNIGETKEGEKNSGRNDFYSHPAFGFKAGLIRVIGNMSYRNKDCQDLLREMDAIPLLLDCCNIDARNPLIMQWTILALRNLCENNPGNQEIIRNCTRTGIVENSVLQEMGLTLHEEEGKRIGIVPLIRDNK; translated from the exons ATGAATACtaacaatattgatttaaTACCTAAACTTGAAGCAGCTTTGTCTCAACAAAATTGGGAAGAAGTATCAAGTCTTCTTAACCCTAAATTATTTAGAACCCTACAATCAGA GGAGTTAATTGCATTTTCAGTCTTAGCGAAAGTAGCGCAAATTCTGGTAACAGATGATTCTACTGTTccaaagaatataaaaattgcatgcTTAAAATGCTTAGGGAATTCTTGTTTTAATGGCTACAAACATAAAGAATACATTCAAAGTAACATCGAATGTGGAATATTTTGCCATAAATTATACTCTCGTTTAGCTACGAGTAATGAATCTTttgaagagaaagaaatttgtcagTCATACGCATCTAATTCTCATTTTCCTTATGAAGGTGTTATCGAATGGAcatcgaattttattatatcatacAAAGCTGATGAAGATTTGTTAGATGAGCAGTTAGAGATTCTTAGATTAAGTGTTCAGTTTTTATGTAATCTATTTACATTTGCATGTAAGGATACCAGTTTTCCAGATCAGTATAATGTACCAAAATGTTTATACGATACTAATTTGAAAACTGTGATAAT GAATCTCACTCATTCTGAACATGTTCCGCTTATTAGAGCTTCATGTGTATTTATCCATAATGCCTTGAAAGAATTCGAAGGGAAAACTTTTACAGAACTagagaaaatacatttatgtTCAAAACTTCTAAAACCTATTAAAAACGGTTTTGAAAGTGCAAAGGAAAGTTTGATGTTTTTATTATGCCAATCGAATGTATTAAGAAATGCGTATAATGATATGGACATAGAagacaaattatatttattggaaattattcATAGTGAAATCTCAGAcactgtatataattcaaaaaaggaaCACCTATTTGCAATAGACACTGTGGAGTTTCTGGCAGAAAGTTTTTGCAGGAAGAGCGACTTAATTCTGAAAACTGCTGATACATGTTCAGATAAAATGGAACCTACAGAAATCGTTATAATACTTGATATTCTAGGAACCTTAACTTCTGGTTCATTAAaggaatacaattttctaaaaaattacagaagcTTACTCATCAACTGCATTT ATCttttgaaatctatacaaatGCTAGGAAAAGAATCCAACAATTGCTTTACACCTATGCAGAGGTTGAGTGATGTAGCACCAGCTGCACAAGGAATATCTGAAGATAATGAATTAGGAGGGAACTCAAATATTGGTGAAACTAAGGAGGGAGAAAAGAATTCAGGGAGGAATGACTTTTACAGTCACCCAGCTTTTGGTTTTAAAGCTGGATTGATCAGAGTTATTGGGAATATGTCGTACAGAAACAAAGATTGCCAGGATCTG CTCCGCGAAATGGACGCCATACCTCTGCTTCTGGACTGCTGCAATATAGACGCGAGGAATCCGC TTATAATGCAATGGACGATCCTCGCGCTGCGGAATTTATGCGAGAATAACCCTGGGAATCAAGAGATCATCCGGAATTGCACGAGGACCGGAATCGTGGAAAACAGCGTGCTCCAGGAAATGGGGCTGACCTTGCACGAGGAAGAAGGAAAGAGAATTGGGATTGTACCCCTAATTAgagataacaaataa